One window of Marinomonas primoryensis genomic DNA carries:
- the hpaA gene encoding 4-hydroxyphenylacetate catabolism regulatory protein HpaA, whose protein sequence is MMTKEWIPNLQIGQDYDNKYRDADIHFDRLGTMADFFGRDMPVHMHADFCQIHFVLSGKTQFNIDQNQYKTSEAAIFYTPPATPHAFLTEANAPGYVLTLHHSIVNTLAEELGGHTQNRFLILPVCLTSGDMNPEKEKVFKTTLALIDIIKSEWASELTYKNDAILGLIKVLLLNIFRLSESGEKANSSTRHEVEIYKHFNRLVEENYKAEKTICFYCQQLDINESRLNYVCKKVSGAPPKTIINSRVILEAKRHIIHANRSLNELSYELGYLDPSYFSRFFQIKTGLTPSEYKKQNNQG, encoded by the coding sequence ATGATGACTAAAGAATGGATTCCTAACCTACAAATAGGCCAAGATTACGATAATAAATATCGTGATGCGGACATTCATTTTGATCGGCTTGGTACGATGGCCGACTTCTTTGGCCGAGATATGCCAGTGCACATGCACGCCGATTTTTGCCAAATTCATTTTGTATTGTCAGGCAAGACTCAATTTAACATTGATCAAAACCAGTACAAAACATCTGAGGCCGCCATTTTTTATACACCACCAGCGACGCCGCATGCGTTTCTTACCGAAGCGAATGCTCCCGGTTACGTGCTGACCCTGCACCATTCTATTGTGAATACGCTAGCAGAAGAGTTAGGCGGTCACACACAAAACCGTTTCTTGATTTTGCCAGTCTGCCTTACCTCTGGCGACATGAACCCAGAGAAAGAAAAAGTTTTTAAAACGACATTGGCACTGATTGACATCATTAAATCCGAATGGGCCAGCGAGCTCACCTACAAAAATGACGCTATTTTGGGCCTAATTAAAGTCTTGCTACTGAACATTTTCAGATTGTCTGAGTCCGGTGAAAAGGCCAATAGCAGCACACGCCATGAGGTCGAAATTTATAAGCACTTTAATCGCCTTGTGGAGGAAAACTATAAAGCAGAGAAAACCATTTGTTTTTATTGTCAGCAACTCGATATCAATGAAAGTCGCTTAAATTATGTCTGCAAAAAAGTCTCTGGCGCCCCCCCTAAAACCATTATTAATAGCCGCGTCATTCTAGAAGCAAAACGACACATTATTCACGCTAACCGAAGTTTGAACGAATTATCGTACGAGCTTGGGTATTTGGACCCTTCTTATTTTTCTCGTTTCTTCCAGATTAAAACAGGACTGACACCCAGCGAATATAAAAAACAAAATAACCAAGGGTAA
- the hpaI gene encoding 4-hydroxy-2-oxoheptanedioate aldolase: protein MSAPKNEFKMALKNRETQIGLWLGLANPYTAELIASAGFDWLLIDGEHAPNTLQTMLGQLQAIAPYPSHPIVRPAWADHVSLKQILDLGVQTVLAPMIDSAEQAEQVVKATRYPPQGIRGVGSALARASQFNRTPHYLTTANDEICVLVQIETLAGVSALDDILDIDGVDGIFIGPADLSASMGFIGQPNHPEVVAVIEACIAKIVAKNKASGILMAAEDQAKRYIAQGALFVAVGSDTGLLMTSTKTLVEKYKANTSSSDAPSGSSVY, encoded by the coding sequence ATGAGCGCGCCAAAAAATGAATTTAAGATGGCTCTTAAAAACCGTGAAACACAGATCGGTTTATGGCTTGGTCTTGCCAATCCCTACACAGCCGAGCTGATAGCATCGGCAGGGTTTGATTGGTTATTGATAGATGGTGAACACGCACCCAATACCTTACAAACCATGCTTGGTCAATTACAAGCCATCGCGCCTTACCCTAGTCATCCGATTGTGCGTCCCGCTTGGGCAGACCATGTCAGCTTAAAGCAAATTCTTGATCTGGGTGTGCAAACTGTTTTGGCGCCAATGATCGACAGCGCCGAACAAGCTGAGCAAGTTGTCAAAGCCACACGTTATCCTCCACAGGGGATTCGGGGTGTCGGCAGTGCTTTAGCGCGTGCTTCTCAGTTCAATCGCACACCCCATTATTTAACAACAGCCAACGATGAAATTTGTGTACTGGTGCAAATTGAAACGCTTGCTGGTGTCAGCGCACTTGACGATATTTTGGACATCGACGGTGTTGACGGTATTTTCATAGGTCCGGCGGATCTAAGTGCTTCAATGGGTTTTATTGGTCAACCCAATCACCCTGAAGTGGTCGCGGTCATCGAAGCTTGTATTGCTAAAATCGTTGCTAAAAACAAAGCATCAGGAATTTTAATGGCCGCTGAAGATCAAGCCAAACGCTACATTGCCCAAGGCGCGCTTTTCGTCGCGGTCGGTAGCGATACAGGTCTACTCATGACGAGTACAAAGACGCTTGTGGAAAAATACAAAGCAAACACAAGCAGCAGTGATGCTCCAAGTGGTAGCTCCGTCTACTAA